The following proteins are encoded in a genomic region of Haloarcula marina:
- a CDS encoding polysaccharide deacetylase family protein, with amino-acid sequence MAGLAVTLGGTRLGRARAASRHPLFETEFDSSERYADPDEVIDDFEDLDDWEVDGGSLDADTDVVYQGSQSACLTSTPDDGDIIEITREFDGLDLSEKDLSVAIRLGSPEVEQLVVTVEDEDGDSVTMNRRTITPTYGWFRIDLGVTSESGDPDLSEVEEIRMGFNRDSDAPLVAWFDELGTTERVDGGRVVLTFDDGGISQYTRGLPVVEDYGFPALTCVNPGRADDSDYLGEDEMREMRDAGWEIGSHTVDHERLTDLSDSEVRQQVADAKEWLLERGFERGASMFTYPWSSTSPRVRDIISDYHYLAFVDGSMPHGGRLTGPLTVGRVFGENLDRVDATLELAEKYDQTVVLAYHDIGKDTGWISEPDFRATMDDIERRGLEVIRPSSILTELMDPVVDGVKPLSIRDAIATDGEIDLSAAQRAVYLNKRDEYVPRTNGKRMDDDTLESLLREWEGR; translated from the coding sequence ATGGCGGGTCTCGCAGTCACCCTCGGCGGCACTCGTCTCGGCCGTGCACGCGCCGCATCCCGCCATCCGCTCTTCGAAACCGAATTCGACAGCAGCGAGCGGTACGCCGACCCCGACGAAGTCATCGACGACTTCGAAGACTTGGACGACTGGGAGGTCGACGGAGGGTCTCTCGACGCGGATACCGATGTGGTCTATCAGGGGTCGCAGTCGGCCTGCCTCACGAGCACACCCGACGACGGCGACATCATCGAGATAACGCGGGAGTTCGACGGCCTCGACCTCTCCGAGAAGGACCTCTCGGTAGCGATTCGCCTCGGGTCGCCCGAGGTCGAACAGCTAGTCGTCACCGTCGAGGACGAAGACGGCGACTCCGTCACGATGAACCGACGAACCATCACCCCGACCTACGGGTGGTTCCGAATAGACCTCGGCGTCACCAGCGAGTCCGGCGACCCTGACCTCTCGGAAGTCGAGGAGATACGCATGGGGTTCAACCGGGACAGCGACGCCCCGCTGGTCGCGTGGTTCGACGAGCTCGGGACGACCGAACGGGTCGACGGCGGCCGGGTCGTCCTCACGTTCGACGACGGCGGCATCTCGCAGTACACGCGCGGGCTTCCGGTGGTGGAAGACTACGGGTTCCCGGCACTGACCTGCGTCAACCCCGGTCGGGCCGACGACAGCGACTACCTCGGCGAGGACGAGATGCGCGAAATGCGCGACGCCGGGTGGGAAATCGGGAGCCACACCGTCGACCACGAACGCCTCACCGACCTCTCGGACAGCGAGGTCCGACAGCAGGTCGCCGACGCCAAAGAGTGGCTTCTCGAACGGGGCTTCGAGCGCGGGGCATCGATGTTCACCTACCCGTGGAGTTCTACCTCGCCGAGGGTCCGCGACATCATCAGTGACTACCACTACCTCGCGTTCGTCGACGGGAGCATGCCCCACGGCGGGCGGTTGACGGGACCGTTGACCGTCGGCCGCGTGTTCGGCGAGAACTTAGACCGCGTGGACGCGACGCTCGAACTCGCCGAGAAGTACGACCAGACCGTCGTCCTCGCCTATCACGACATCGGCAAGGACACCGGATGGATATCCGAACCCGACTTCCGCGCGACGATGGACGACATCGAACGGCGCGGTCTGGAGGTCATCCGGCCGTCGTCGATACTGACAGAACTCATGGACCCCGTCGTCGACGGCGTGAAACCGCTCTCAATCCGCGACGCAATCGCGACGGACGGCGAAATCGACCTCTCGGCCGCACAGCGCGCGGTGTACCTGAACAAACGCGACGAGTACGTCCCGAGGACGAACGGGAAGCGGATGGACGACGACACCCTCGAATCTCTCCTTCGCGAGTGGGAAGGGCGCTAG
- a CDS encoding amino acid permease, translated as MSDEELAKDLGPLAALTIGVGTMIGAGIFVLPGDAIIKAGSMASVAFVLGGVIAMFTALSASELGTAMPRSGGAYYYVNHALGPLFGSIAGWANWLGLAFASAFYMVGFGRYIARIFGLSGSIGVGPLSMEVVKLVALVGAGLFVLINYVGAKETGRLQNAIVVLLVAILAVFTLLGTLRADPANLPEASSVVTTLETTGLIFVSYLGFVQITSVAEEIKDPGKNLPRAVIGSVVIVTVIYALVLVIMSAAVPQGFIEEVLTAAGTNNPIAVVEVGQYLQGAVMGGALLFGGLLATASSANASILASSRINFAMGRDRIVTPALNEIHPRFGTPYRAIAITGGLILLFIVIGDLTLLSGAASGLHLIIYGLLNAALIVMRYVAPEEYAPDFTVPLFPLLPILGAVLSFALLGFVERNALLLSFGIAAAAIVWYGLYARTRTEKQGILSEHILSRSEELPDAAVSAAAGVQPDGGRYRVMVPLANPEHEKDLITLASAVAKQRGGTVVATHVVTVPDQTALAGAAERADEIDATSARLLERAREDAETFGVDVETHTIISHKSFEAIFDAARTHTADLVVMGWGPNAHGSPGRAESAMDELTEAVPCDFLVMRDRGFDPSRILLPTAGGPDSDLSASVAQMLREEYGSEVTLLHVANDGLDEATEFIETWAADHGLDDAEIRVESGDVETTIEAAAEDATMLIIGATEEGLLRRLVSGSMVLDVTDDVDCSVLLAEKHRKRSLLERLL; from the coding sequence ATGAGTGACGAAGAACTCGCGAAGGACCTCGGACCGCTCGCCGCCCTGACCATCGGGGTCGGGACAATGATAGGCGCGGGCATCTTCGTCCTGCCGGGCGACGCCATCATCAAGGCGGGGTCGATGGCCTCCGTCGCGTTCGTCCTCGGGGGCGTCATCGCCATGTTCACGGCGCTGTCGGCCAGCGAACTCGGGACCGCCATGCCCCGTTCCGGCGGGGCGTACTACTACGTCAACCACGCGCTCGGCCCGCTTTTCGGGTCTATCGCCGGGTGGGCGAACTGGCTGGGACTGGCCTTCGCCAGCGCGTTCTACATGGTCGGCTTCGGGCGCTACATCGCCCGCATCTTCGGCCTCTCCGGGAGCATCGGCGTCGGTCCGCTATCGATGGAGGTCGTCAAACTCGTCGCCCTCGTCGGCGCGGGCCTGTTCGTCCTCATCAACTACGTCGGGGCGAAGGAGACGGGCCGCCTCCAGAACGCTATCGTCGTCCTCCTCGTGGCGATTCTCGCCGTGTTCACCTTACTCGGGACGCTCCGGGCCGACCCGGCGAACCTCCCCGAAGCGAGCAGCGTCGTCACGACCTTGGAGACGACCGGCCTCATCTTCGTCTCGTATCTGGGCTTCGTCCAGATCACGAGCGTCGCCGAGGAGATTAAGGACCCCGGAAAGAACCTCCCGCGGGCGGTCATCGGGAGCGTCGTCATCGTGACGGTCATCTACGCGCTGGTGCTGGTCATCATGAGCGCCGCCGTCCCGCAAGGGTTCATCGAAGAGGTGCTGACCGCCGCCGGGACGAACAACCCCATCGCCGTCGTCGAAGTCGGCCAGTACTTACAAGGGGCCGTGATGGGCGGCGCGTTGCTGTTCGGTGGCCTTCTCGCCACCGCTTCCAGCGCGAACGCCTCCATCCTCGCCTCCTCGCGCATCAACTTCGCGATGGGCCGCGACCGCATCGTCACGCCAGCGCTCAACGAGATTCACCCCCGATTCGGCACGCCCTACCGCGCCATCGCCATCACCGGCGGCCTCATCCTCCTGTTCATCGTCATCGGCGACCTGACGCTGCTGTCGGGCGCGGCGTCGGGCCTGCACCTCATCATCTACGGCCTGCTGAACGCCGCGCTCATCGTGATGCGCTACGTCGCGCCGGAGGAGTACGCGCCGGACTTCACCGTTCCGCTGTTCCCGCTCTTACCGATTCTGGGGGCCGTTCTCTCCTTTGCACTGCTCGGCTTCGTCGAACGGAACGCCCTGCTCCTCTCGTTCGGTATCGCCGCCGCGGCAATCGTCTGGTACGGCCTCTACGCCCGAACCCGAACCGAAAAGCAGGGCATCCTCTCCGAGCACATCCTCTCCCGTTCGGAGGAACTCCCCGACGCCGCCGTCAGCGCCGCCGCTGGCGTCCAACCCGACGGCGGGCGCTACCGCGTGATGGTCCCGCTGGCGAACCCAGAACACGAGAAAGACCTCATCACGCTCGCCAGCGCCGTCGCCAAACAGCGCGGCGGCACCGTCGTCGCCACCCACGTCGTCACCGTGCCGGACCAGACGGCGCTCGCGGGGGCGGCCGAACGCGCGGACGAGATAGACGCCACGTCGGCGCGCCTCCTCGAACGCGCCCGGGAGGACGCCGAGACGTTCGGCGTCGACGTCGAGACCCACACAATCATCTCGCACAAATCCTTCGAGGCCATCTTCGACGCCGCGCGCACGCACACCGCGGACCTCGTCGTGATGGGATGGGGACCGAACGCCCACGGGTCGCCAGGGCGCGCCGAATCCGCGATGGACGAACTCACCGAGGCCGTCCCGTGTGACTTCCTCGTGATGCGTGACCGCGGATTCGACCCGTCGCGTATCCTCCTTCCGACCGCCGGTGGCCCGGACTCGGACCTCTCGGCGTCGGTCGCACAGATGCTCCGTGAGGAGTACGGTTCGGAGGTGACACTGCTGCACGTCGCGAACGACGGCCTCGACGAAGCGACCGAGTTCATCGAGACGTGGGCGGCCGACCACGGACTCGACGACGCCGAGATACGCGTCGAGTCCGGTGACGTGGAGACGACTATCGAGGCCGCGGCCGAGGACGCTACCATGCTGATTATCGGCGCGACCGAGGAGGGACTGCTCCGCCGTCTCGTCTCCGGGTCGATGGTGTTAGACGTGACCGACGACGTGGACTGCTCGGTGTTGCTGGCCGAGAAACACCGCAAGCGGAGTCTACTCGAACGGTTGCTCTAG
- a CDS encoding universal stress protein, whose translation MADLLDRVLVPVASEDDARTSARALARHDFGEAVFVHVVEKAGGAPDKAGVEQRELEAEEMFEAAEAVLGDVATDIYYGTDVVETIFDAAEDIDATAVVLTPRGGNRLLRLITGDVALRMVTENERPVVVLPDDEGDADADAETATGVNTPDDDEDADE comes from the coding sequence ATGGCTGACCTGCTGGACCGCGTGTTGGTCCCGGTCGCCAGCGAAGACGACGCTCGAACGTCGGCACGGGCGCTCGCCCGACACGACTTCGGCGAGGCCGTCTTCGTCCACGTCGTCGAGAAGGCCGGTGGCGCCCCCGATAAGGCGGGCGTCGAACAGCGCGAGTTGGAGGCCGAGGAGATGTTCGAGGCCGCGGAAGCCGTCCTCGGCGACGTGGCGACGGACATCTATTACGGGACCGACGTGGTCGAGACGATATTCGACGCGGCCGAGGACATCGACGCCACGGCCGTGGTCCTCACCCCTCGGGGCGGAAACCGACTCCTCCGACTCATCACCGGTGACGTCGCCCTGCGGATGGTGACCGAGAACGAGCGTCCGGTGGTCGTCCTGCCGGACGACGAGGGGGACGCGGACGCTGACGCGGAGACAGCGACGGGCGTGAACACTCCCGACGACGACGAGGACGCCGATGAGTGA